A single region of the Capra hircus breed San Clemente chromosome X unlocalized genomic scaffold, ASM170441v1, whole genome shotgun sequence genome encodes:
- the CLDN34 gene encoding claudin-34 produces the protein MTAQVQGESLGLTGQTNSQWRQKLFCAQSEEPRSREQSVSLGYTSTMPLLINSANCQIVGFVVTTIGWILGTTSMGFVEWRVWYLDNASQFSGLACMGMWRVCVFRQTNITTAISCHSYSYHDTYLPLDIRVSQNLLLMSSILGLLGKASVIFALKNVSMGILETTTTYKAFVISGILNIAAGICISVAVTWNYHSVMTEEGIVFPSSFNIPFKPHAQKIGNTVIVACLAAFALFLSGWFFLSYKLPLDSQVHPEVSGM, from the exons ATGACTGCACAAGTCCAAGGAGAGAGCCTTGGCCTTACAGGCCAGACTAACTCACAGTGGCGCCAAAAGCTGTTCTGTGCTCAGAGTGAGGAGCCCAGGAGCAGAGAGCAGAGTGT TTCCCTTGGGTACACATCTACCATGCCCTTGCTCATCAATAGTGCCAACTGCCAAATAGTAGGTTTTGTAGTCACCACTATTGGATGGATCCTCGGCACCACTTCCATGGGCTTCGTGGAGTGGCGAGTATGGTATCTAGACAACGCCTCACAATTCTCTGGTCTGGCCTGCATGGGAATGTGGAGAGTCTGTGTCTTCCGTCAAACCAACATCACCACAGCTATCTCATGTCACAGTTACAGCTACCATGATACTTACCTACCTCTTGATATCCGTGTTTCTCAAAACCTTTTACTGATGTCCAGCATTCTAGGACTCTTGGGGAAAGCCTCTGTTATTTTTGCACTTAAAAAtgtgtccatgggaattcttgaGACTACTACTACCTACAAAGCATTTGTCATTTCAGGAATTCTCAACATAGCTGCTGGTATCTGTATCTCAGTTGCTGTCACCTGGAATTACCACTCTGTGATGACTGAAGAGGGTATTGTCTTCCCATCATCTTTCAATATACCCTTCAAGCCACATGCTCAGAAAATTGGTAACACTGTTATAGTGGCATGTCTAGCTGCCTTTGCACTGTTCTTAAGCGGGtggttttttctctcttacaaatTACCCCTGGATAGCCAGGTGCATCCTGAAGTATCAGGAATGTAG
- the LOC102182781 gene encoding LOW QUALITY PROTEIN: melanoma-associated antigen B4-like (The sequence of the model RefSeq protein was modified relative to this genomic sequence to represent the inferred CDS: deleted 1 base in 1 codon) — translation MPRKHKNKHHAHGKRHQVQGDTQEAQASAAAAPGEECPSSPTSVPQGSPPSSSAAGDRQELQGAMAPSSPDAEASCAGADQGAQGPKEESADAARAALLARSIRKDPLMRKASMVMDFLLERYTKKEPITKSPMLNVIGRKYKEHFPEILSRASERVELVFGLELKEVDCSRNIYALVNKFTLGVEEGSSNEEELPKSGLLMALLGVIFMKGNRATEEEIWDFLNVLGIYAGRKHSIFGEPRKLITKDLVQKGYLNYRQVPNSDPPIYEFLWGPRSYAETNKMKVLEVLAKIQDTVPSSFPDLYDEALRDQAVRAGLRGIPISPAMAEASAPSRAKSYSSSHI, via the exons ATGCCTCGGAAGCACAAAAACAAGCATCATGCCCACGGGAAACGTCACCAGGTCCAGGGGGATACTCAGGAGGCCCAGGCCAGTGCTGCTGCAGCCCCAGGAGAGgagtgcccctcctcccccacttcTGTCCCTCAGGGTTCTCCCCCGAGCTCCTCTGCTGCTGGCGATCGCCAGGAGCTTCAGGGAGCCATGGCCCCTAGTTCTCCCGATGCAGAGGCTTCCTGTGCAGGAGCTGATCAAGGTGCCCAGGGCCCCAAGGAGGAAAGTGCAGATGCCGCCCGAGCAGCCCTGCTTGCTCGGAGCATTCGCAAAGATCCTCTCATGCGGAAGGCCAGCATGGTGATGGATTTCCTGCTGGAGAGGTACACCAAGAAGGAGCCCATCACAAAGAGT CCCATGCTGAATGTCATCGGAAGGAAGTACAAGGAGCACTTCCCGGAGATCCTGAGCAGAGCCTCTGAGCGCGTGGAGCTGGTGTTTGGCCTGGAGCTGAAGGAAGTCGACTGCAGCAGGAACATCTACGCCCTCGTCAACAAGTTTACTCTCGGGGTTGAGGAAGGTTCAAGTAATGAGGAGGAGCTGCCCAAGTCTGGTCTCCTCATGGCGCTCCTGGGGGTCATCTTTATGAAGGGTAACCGCGCCACCGAGGAGGAGATCTGGGATTTCCTCAATGTGTTGGGGATCTATGCTGGGAGGAAGCACTCCATCTTTGGGGAGCCCAGGAAGCTCATCACCAAAGATCTGGTGCAGAAGGGGTACCTCAACTACCGCCAGGTGCCCAATAGCGATCCTCCAATCTACGAGTTCCTGTGGGGCCCGAGATCTTATGCTGAGACCAATAAGATGAAGGTGTTGGAAGTTCTGGCCAAGATCCAGGATACGGTCCCGAGTTCCTTCCCAGACCTCTATGACGAGGCTCTGAGAGATCAGGCGGTtagagcagggctgagaggcaTTCCCATTTCTCCAGCCATGGCTGAAGCCAGTGCCCCTTCCAGGGCCAAGTCCTACAGCTCCTCCCACATCTAG